One region of Oryza sativa Japonica Group chromosome 5, ASM3414082v1 genomic DNA includes:
- the LOC4339728 gene encoding uncharacterized protein translates to MAAAGAALRLRLLYRMLRVGELLALVVFLSWSSSRVPAAAAAVVRLAGSLLLNARFVFVLGNAIVLLLLALSRHDLSISSNHGTTTTAAAAAVSSDSAGAGSTPASTTAPPAASFPLFIVPQPSPPPPHATEAPVVAAPPAPVVPCAPSVAPAAPAAAAAFEDKQAVRVNKARAPRRSRSEKMGSRGAFRRAVSPELRRSESDNGRRRRSSVTARDAEVCWGADDAEEFRRTVEAFIAKQTRFHREESMTMTMSIVAGVGHGEVAPAIAGALAVVE, encoded by the coding sequence ATGGCGGCCGCCGGAGCAGCGTTGCGGCTGCGCCTCCTCTACCGGATGCTGCGGGTGGGCGAGCTCCTCGCGCTCGTGGTGTTCTTGTCGTGGTCTTCTTCCCgcgtgccggccgccgccgccgccgtggtgcggCTCGCCGGGTCGCTCCTGCTCAACGCCCGGTTCGTGTTCGTCCTCGGCAACGCCATCGTGCTCCTGCTCCTCGCGCTCTCCAGGCACGACCTCTCCATCTCTTCCAACcacggcaccaccaccaccgccgccgccgccgccgtctccagcGACAGCGCTGGCGCCGGGTCCACGCCAGCGTCGACGACAGCGCCACCCGCCGCCAGCTTCCCTCTGTTCATCGTCCCGcagccatcaccgccgccgcctcacgccACCGAGGCCCCGGTGGTGGCAGCGCCTCCGGCGCCCGTGGTCCCCTGCGCCCCGTCGGTGGCGccggcagcgccggcggcggcggcggcgttcgagGACAAGCAGGCGGTGCGCGTCAACAAGGCACGCGCGCCGAGGCGGAGCAGGTCGGAGAAGATGGGCTCGCGCGGCGCGTTCCGGCGGGCGGTGTCGCCGGAGCTGCGGCGGTCGGAGTCGGACAACGGGCGCAGGCGGCGGTCGTCGGTGACGGCGCGCGACGCGGAGGTGTGCTGGGGCGCGGACGACGCGGAGGAGTTCCGGCGGACGGTGGAGGCGTTCATCGCCAAGCAAACGAGGTTCCACCGCGAGGAGTCGATGACCATGACCATGtccatcgtcgccggcgtcggccaCGGCGAGGTGGCGCCGGCCATCGCCGGAGCACTCGCAGTCGTGGAATAA